From the Sebastes fasciatus isolate fSebFas1 chromosome 9, fSebFas1.pri, whole genome shotgun sequence genome, the window GAGGGGTGAGTGCcatgttcagagaaaataatcttaCCTTGTTTCACTGTCCTCATCAGAATCCTCGTCCAGGTCAATGTCGTTCTCAGGGGCTGCAGGCTGAACCATGATGACACCAGATGGCGGTGAGACACTGTTGAATCAAGACATACAATTAAATGACGTTCTTATTGATTACACTGATCATTGTGCCAATTAATTCATTTCTCTCTTCTGTTGGAGGGATGAGTGCcatgttcagagaaaataatcataCCACGTTTCACTGTACAGATCAGACGTCCCTTCCAGGTGTCTTCTGTTCTCGGGGGCTGCAGGCTGAACCATGATGACACCGGATGGCGGTGAGACACTGTTGAATCAAGATATACAATTAAATGACATTCTTATTGATTACACTGATCATTGTGCcatgttcagagaaaataatcataCCACTTTTCACTGTCCAGATCAGACGTCTTTTCCAGGTGTGTACTGTTCTCGGGGGCGGCGGGCTGAACCATGACGATCCCAGCTGGCAGTGAGATACTGTTGAATCAAGACATACAATTACATGACATTCTTATTAATTACACTGATCATTAAGCCAATCAATAACATTGATTCATTGGGGGCACCAGGCATACAAACAGATGCACACAGGACTTACCAGGACCTGAGGGGGGGTTTGCTTTCGTGGTAGCGCCTGGTTAAGAATGGGTGGTTGGAAATAGCATTAGGGGAAATCCTCAACCCCCCATCCCACCTGAGCATCTCCTTCAACAGATCAATGCATGCCCCCCTCTGATCGGCTTCTTTGTCATTGTATTTCTCCAGACGCATCTGGTTTAGGATACAAATGGAAAATACAACACTGGTCAAGTCTTTTTCCTAAATCATGAAAAGACAATAAATGAAAATCACGTTTCAGCAGCTAACCACCTACCGCCTTCAATGTTTCCAGAGAATGGAACGTGTCGGGCGGGGCGTCTGAGGAGTCATCTGCTGATCCCGGGTGCTCCTGAAGCGTGTAAAAGAAAGTTGAACATATTTAAGATACATATATGTCAATATAATTAGCTGATTACTTGTAATAACTGTAGAaaaactttttgttttaataagaGGAGGAAGGTTAAAGATAAATTAACAATTGGAAAAGTAAAAGAATGGGTATTATACCTTCAGAATCCACTCATCGGAGATAGTTTTCTCAAAGAACATCTTGGATCTCAGACCAGCGTCGATGAGGTGCTTCGGTGGTGGACCCAGGAGGTCGATCATGGATCGGAGCTGGATACAAAACGCatcataaaaataatcattagtaatGCCACCTATATCTTTTGTCATTAAACATTGCTATGGTTACAATTATAACATTCATAGCAATTGTACTACGTGCTTTGCAGCtgccaaaaataaagaataacacCAGAGTGTCACACAGTAGATAATCAGACTTGAAACTACtttaaaaaagatctaaaaagaGGCACTGGTCTGGCAAGCCTCATCTGTGTTGTAGCTTTCAATTAGGAACGCCCAGTTTCCAATCAAATTTAGGCCTCGATACTCCTCATTTAAGTGCTACCAGCTTGATGCTCTAGCTTGGTTGAGCATGTGCTTTAGCTTGAAAAGAATTCACTCGGATGAAGCCAAACACGCACTCAAAGTTGTACCAGGAAGTAGCTCAGCAAAAAATGAATGGACCTTTACAGTCCATTAGTTTATtaactgtttgttttcatttataaaTAGTATTTCATATTTGGACTACTGGTTTAAAACTCTGATTGTGTGTGCTTGTGATTCTCAACTGAAAAGAATGATTTTCAAAGTAATGAAAATGAGTTTCagtttgtaaaaaacaaaaaacaaatagagGCCCAATCATTCTTTAGATAGCAAACTGAGGCTGGCCATTTAGGGAGAGTTAATAAATGCAGCAGTACTTGGTCTATTCAGAAATAGAGTGGAAAGCAGGCAGAGAGTTGTTTTGTGGTCAAATACTCACTGTGTCATGGCTGTTTGTGTCGGGGAAGAGTGTCCGGCCAGTCAACATGATCCCCAACACGCAGCCCAGAGACCACATGTCGATGGCCTCAGAAAACGGGAGTCCCAACAGATTTTCTGGAGCGCTTAAAAACCTTGAATGAAATGAGGaacattgatttaataatcaAAGCAAAACATAACTTGGAGTTACAAACTAAATAATAGCAGCAGCACGTTTTTAACAGAAGGTGGGGAGTATGCAGCCCTGAATTCAAGTATTCTCAGTTTAAAAAATTATCGGTGTTTCTTACCTGTTGTAAACCGGCTCGGCATCCGTGTCCGGCTTGACATCAGATTTGTATATTGCCTTGCCGAAGTCAATGAGTTTCACCCTCAGTGGAATTCTGTTGCGATTCGTCAGCATGATGTTGTCTGGTTTCACATCAGTATGGATTATGCCCTGCGTCTTCAGGCCATACAATGTGAATGCCAGCTGCAAGTAACAATGATAATATTAAGAATGAAATGTAGAGATAGAAAATTTGATCACATAAAAACAGAACtccaaagttacaaagtgcttggAAGTGTGGAGCACAGTTCGAAAGTGACAGAGCTTTAAGTTTCTTGCCGATGCCCTACCTGCTCAATGACTTTTCGGATGTCCTCCAGATGCATCTGGCCGCCTTCTTTTCGAATGTAGTCCAGAAGGCCGATATCCAACGTCTCAAACTTCAGACCAGTCTTGCCGTTATT encodes:
- the LOC141774509 gene encoding uncharacterized protein LOC141774509 isoform X16; this translates as MNTSANNSNKDQLPIPRGYEYQKVLAEGNNAQVIKCVKPRTRETMVVKIGKNGNDLSHEVKVLEDLRKHNMTRFNIVDFFGTVINNGKTGLKFETLDIGLLDYIRKEGGQMHLEDIRKVIEQLAFTLYGLKTQGIIHTDVKPDNIMLTNRNRIPLRVKLIDFGKAIYKSDVKPDTDAEPVYNRFLSAPENLLGLPFSEAIDMWSLGCVLGIMLTGRTLFPDTNSHDTLRSMIDLLGPPPKHLIDAGLRSKMFFEKTISDEWILKEHPGSADDSSDAPPDTFHSLETLKAMRLEKYNDKEADQRGACIDLLKEMLRWDGGLRISPNAISNHPFLTRRYHESKPPLRSCISLPAGIVMVQPAAPENSTHLEKTSDLDSEKCVSPPSGVIMVQPAAPENRRHLEGTSDLYSETCVSPPSGVIMVQPAAPENDIDLDEDSDEDSETSSSWSSNSDLDEIPDLDNERIVSPPSGVIMVQPAAPENNIDLDEDSDEDSDTSSSWSSSSDLDEIPDLDNERIVSPPSGVIMVQSAAPENDIDLDEDSDEDCETSSSSSSGSDLDEDSDEDGETIFSPPSGVIANQPAAPEINIDLEEIPDRDNERIYSLPCGISMVVSSGPKNSRHLEKTSDEDGETMIHPDNEDLSPDTSDKKKKKKNGFKRFLSWMKKAICPCCNVKNVQD
- the LOC141774509 gene encoding uncharacterized protein LOC141774509 isoform X14 encodes the protein MNTSANNSNKDQLPIPRGYEYQKVLAEGNNAQVIKCVKPRTRETMVVKIGKNGNDLSHEVKVLEDLRKHNMTRFNIVDFFGTVINNGKTGLKFETLDIGLLDYIRKEGGQMHLEDIRKVIEQLAFTLYGLKTQGIIHTDVKPDNIMLTNRNRIPLRVKLIDFGKAIYKSDVKPDTDAEPVYNRFLSAPENLLGLPFSEAIDMWSLGCVLGIMLTGRTLFPDTNSHDTLRSMIDLLGPPPKHLIDAGLRSKMFFEKTISDEWILKEHPGSADDSSDAPPDTFHSLETLKAMRLEKYNDKEADQRGACIDLLKEMLRWDGGLRISPNAISNHPFLTRRYHESKPPLRSCISLPAGIVMVQPAAPENSTHLEKTSDLDSEKCVSPPSGVIMVQPAAPENRRHLEGTSDLYSETCVSPPSGVIMVQPAAPENDIDLDEDSDEDSETSSSWSSNSDLDEIPDLDNERIVSPPSGVIMVQPAAPENNIDLDEDSDEDSDTSSSWSSSSDLDEIPDLDNERIVSLPSGIIMVQPAAPENRRHLEGTSDLYSETCVSPPSGVIMVQSAAPENDIDLDEDSDEDCETSSSWSSNSDLDEIPDLDNERIFSPPSGVIADQPAAPENNIDLDEIPDRDNERIYSLPCGISMVVSSGPKNSRHLEKTSDEDGETMIHPDNEDLSPDTSDKKKKKKNGFKRFLSWMKKAICPCCNVKNVQD
- the LOC141774509 gene encoding uncharacterized protein LOC141774509 isoform X15 — its product is MNTSANNSNKDQLPIPRGYEYQKVLAEGNNAQVIKCVKPRTRETMVVKIGKNGNDLSHEVKVLEDLRKHNMTRFNIVDFFGTVINNGKTGLKFETLDIGLLDYIRKEGGQMHLEDIRKVIEQLAFTLYGLKTQGIIHTDVKPDNIMLTNRNRIPLRVKLIDFGKAIYKSDVKPDTDAEPVYNRFLSAPENLLGLPFSEAIDMWSLGCVLGIMLTGRTLFPDTNSHDTLRSMIDLLGPPPKHLIDAGLRSKMFFEKTISDEWILKEHPGSADDSSDAPPDTFHSLETLKAMRLEKYNDKEADQRGACIDLLKEMLRWDGGLRISPNAISNHPFLTRRYHESKPPLRSCISLPAGIVMVQPAAPENSTHLEKTSDLDSEKCVSPPSGVIMVQPAAPENRRHLEGTSDLYSETCVSPPSGVIMVQPAAPENDIDLDEDSDEDSETSSSWSSNSDLDEIPDLDNERIVSPPSGVIMVQPAAPENNIDLDEDSDEDSDTSSSWSSSSDLDEIPDLDNERIVSLPSGIIMVQPAAPENRRHLEGTSDLYSETCVSPPSGVIMVQSAAPENDIDLDEDSDEDCETSFSPPSGVIADQPAAPENNIDLDEIPDRDNERIYSLPCGISMVVSSGPKNSRHLEKTSDEDGETMIHPDNEDLSPDTSDKKKKKKNGFKRFLSWMKKAICPCCNVKNVQD
- the LOC141774509 gene encoding uncharacterized protein LOC141774509 isoform X13; amino-acid sequence: MNTSANNSNKDQLPIPRGYEYQKVLAEGNNAQVIKCVKPRTRETMVVKIGKNGNDLSHEVKVLEDLRKHNMTRFNIVDFFGTVINNGKTGLKFETLDIGLLDYIRKEGGQMHLEDIRKVIEQLAFTLYGLKTQGIIHTDVKPDNIMLTNRNRIPLRVKLIDFGKAIYKSDVKPDTDAEPVYNRFLSAPENLLGLPFSEAIDMWSLGCVLGIMLTGRTLFPDTNSHDTLRSMIDLLGPPPKHLIDAGLRSKMFFEKTISDEWILKEHPGSADDSSDAPPDTFHSLETLKAMRLEKYNDKEADQRGACIDLLKEMLRWDGGLRISPNAISNHPFLTRRYHESKPPLRSCISLPAGIVMVQPAAPENSTHLEKTSDLDSEKCVSPPSGVIMVQPAAPENRRHLEGTSDLYSETCVSPPSGVIMVQPAAPENDIDLDEDSDEDSETSSSWSSNSDLDEIPDLDNERIVSPPSGVIMVQPAAPENNIDLDEDSDEDSDTSSSWSSSSDLDEIPDLDNERIFSPPSGVIADQPAAPENNIDLEEIPDRDNERIFSLPGGISMVVSSAPKSGTHLDEESDEDSDASSSSSSGSDLDEDSDEDGETIFSPPSGVIANQPAAPEINIDLEEIPDRDNERIYSLPCGISMVVSSGPKNSRHLEKTSDEDGETMIHPDNEDLSPDTSDKKKKKKNGFKRFLSWMKKAICPCCNVKNVQD
- the LOC141774509 gene encoding uncharacterized protein LOC141774509 isoform X12 — translated: MNTSANNSNKDQLPIPRGYEYQKVLAEGNNAQVIKCVKPRTRETMVVKIGKNGNDLSHEVKVLEDLRKHNMTRFNIVDFFGTVINNGKTGLKFETLDIGLLDYIRKEGGQMHLEDIRKVIEQLAFTLYGLKTQGIIHTDVKPDNIMLTNRNRIPLRVKLIDFGKAIYKSDVKPDTDAEPVYNRFLSAPENLLGLPFSEAIDMWSLGCVLGIMLTGRTLFPDTNSHDTLRSMIDLLGPPPKHLIDAGLRSKMFFEKTISDEWILKEHPGSADDSSDAPPDTFHSLETLKAMRLEKYNDKEADQRGACIDLLKEMLRWDGGLRISPNAISNHPFLTRRYHESKPPLRSCISLPAGIVMVQPAAPENSTHLEKTSDLDSEKCVSPPSGVIMVQPAAPENRRHLEGTSDLYSETCVSPPSGVIMVQPAAPENDIDLDEDSDEDSETSSSWSSNSDLDEIPDLDNERIVSPPSGVIMVQSAAPENDIDLDEDSDEDCETSSSWSSNSDLDEIPDLDNERIFSPPSGVIADQPAAPENNIDLDEIPDRDNERIFSLPGGISMVVSSAPKSGTHLDEESDEDSDASSSSSSGSDLDEDSDEDGETIFSPPSGVIANQPAAPEINIDLEEIPDRDNERIYSLPCGISMVVSSGPKNSRHLEKTSDEDGETMIHPDNEDLSPDTSDKKKKKKNGFKRFLSWMKKAICPCCNVKNVQD
- the LOC141774509 gene encoding uncharacterized protein LOC141774509 isoform X19; this encodes MNTSANNSNKDQLPIPRGYEYQKVLAEGNNAQVIKCVKPRTRETMVVKIGKNGNDLSHEVKVLEDLRKHNMTRFNIVDFFGTVINNGKTGLKFETLDIGLLDYIRKEGGQMHLEDIRKVIEQLAFTLYGLKTQGIIHTDVKPDNIMLTNRNRIPLRVKLIDFGKAIYKSDVKPDTDAEPVYNRFLSAPENLLGLPFSEAIDMWSLGCVLGIMLTGRTLFPDTNSHDTLRSMIDLLGPPPKHLIDAGLRSKMFFEKTISDEWILKEHPGSADDSSDAPPDTFHSLETLKAMRLEKYNDKEADQRGACIDLLKEMLRWDGGLRISPNAISNHPFLTRRYHESKPPLRSCISLPAGIVMVQPAAPENSTHLEKTSDLDSEKCVSPPSGVIMVQPAAPENRRHLEGTSDLYSETCVSPPSGVIMVQPAAPENDIDLDEDSDEDSETSSSWSSNSDLDEIPDLDNERIFSPPSGVIADQPAAPENNIDLEEIPDRDNERIFSLPGGISMVVSSAPKSGTHLDEESDEDSDASSSSSSGSDLDEDSDEDGETIFSPPSGVIANQPAAPEINIDLEEIPDRDNERIYSLPCGISMVVSSGPKNSRHLEKTSDEDGETMIHPDNEDLSPDTSDKKKKKKNGFKRFLSWMKKAICPCCNVKNVQD
- the LOC141774509 gene encoding uncharacterized protein LOC141774509 isoform X10 translates to MNTSANNSNKDQLPIPRGYEYQKVLAEGNNAQVIKCVKPRTRETMVVKIGKNGNDLSHEVKVLEDLRKHNMTRFNIVDFFGTVINNGKTGLKFETLDIGLLDYIRKEGGQMHLEDIRKVIEQLAFTLYGLKTQGIIHTDVKPDNIMLTNRNRIPLRVKLIDFGKAIYKSDVKPDTDAEPVYNRFLSAPENLLGLPFSEAIDMWSLGCVLGIMLTGRTLFPDTNSHDTLRSMIDLLGPPPKHLIDAGLRSKMFFEKTISDEWILKEHPGSADDSSDAPPDTFHSLETLKAMRLEKYNDKEADQRGACIDLLKEMLRWDGGLRISPNAISNHPFLTRRYHESKPPLRSCISLPAGIVMVQPAAPENSTHLEKTSDLDSEKCVSPPSGVIMVQPAAPENRRHLEGTSDLYSETCVSPPSGVIMVQPAAPENDIDLDEDSDEDSETSSSWSSNSDLDEIPDLDNERIVSPPSGVIMVQPAAPENNIDLDEDSDEDSDTSSSWSSSSDLDEIPDLDNERIVSLPSGIIMVQPAAPENRRHLEGTSDLYSETCVSPPSGVIMVQSAAPENDIDLDEDSDEDCETSSSSSSGSDLDEDSDEDGETIFSPPSGVIANQPAAPEINIDLEEIPDRDNERIYSLPCGISMVVSSGPKNSRHLEKTSDEDGETMIHPDNEDLSPDTSDKKKKKKNGFKRFLSWMKKAICPCCNVKNVQD
- the LOC141774509 gene encoding uncharacterized protein LOC141774509 isoform X18, whose product is MNTSANNSNKDQLPIPRGYEYQKVLAEGNNAQVIKCVKPRTRETMVVKIGKNGNDLSHEVKVLEDLRKHNMTRFNIVDFFGTVINNGKTGLKFETLDIGLLDYIRKEGGQMHLEDIRKVIEQLAFTLYGLKTQGIIHTDVKPDNIMLTNRNRIPLRVKLIDFGKAIYKSDVKPDTDAEPVYNRFLSAPENLLGLPFSEAIDMWSLGCVLGIMLTGRTLFPDTNSHDTLRSMIDLLGPPPKHLIDAGLRSKMFFEKTISDEWILKEHPGSADDSSDAPPDTFHSLETLKAMRLEKYNDKEADQRGACIDLLKEMLRWDGGLRISPNAISNHPFLTRRYHESKPPLRSCISLPAGIVMVQPAAPENSTHLEKTSDLDSEKCVSPPSGVIMVQPAAPENRRHLEGTSDLYSETCVSPPSGVIMVQPAAPENDIDLDEDSDEDSETSSSWSSNSDLDEIPDLDNERIVSPPSGVIMVQPAAPENNIDLDEDSDEDSDTSSSWSSSSDLDEIPDLDNERIVSLPSGIIMVQPAAPENRRHLEGTSDLYSETCVSPPSGVIMVQSAAPENDIDLDEDSDEDCETSSSWSSNSDLDEIPDLDNERIYSLPCGISMVVSSGPKNSRHLEKTSDEDGETMIHPDNEDLSPDTSDKKKKKKNGFKRFLSWMKKAICPCCNVKNVQD